A genomic segment from Desulfurispirillum indicum S5 encodes:
- a CDS encoding OmpH family outer membrane protein: protein MATEHRTIPILIVFLMLALMIPATVMAQQGGDCRYGYIDVQRAIDSSRSGSQAIEKVKQEFEQKRKVIEERKAELARVKERLDSNLGTMSESERKRSVDMYNVDLLNLRNFVEDANRQLEAQERTLTSRIVSEISALVHQYGQENNYCYIFELKTSGILYANEAQDITSIIVRLYDQQQNGRNSRR from the coding sequence ATGGCAACAGAGCACCGCACCATACCGATCTTGATCGTCTTTCTGATGCTGGCCCTTATGATCCCGGCCACCGTCATGGCGCAGCAGGGGGGGGACTGCCGTTACGGCTATATCGACGTACAGCGCGCCATCGACAGCTCCCGCTCCGGCAGTCAGGCCATCGAAAAGGTCAAGCAGGAGTTTGAACAGAAGCGCAAGGTCATTGAGGAGCGTAAAGCCGAACTGGCGCGCGTCAAGGAGCGTCTTGACAGTAACCTTGGCACCATGTCCGAGTCAGAGCGCAAGCGCTCGGTGGATATGTACAACGTGGACCTGCTCAATCTGCGCAACTTCGTGGAAGATGCCAACCGGCAGCTGGAAGCCCAGGAGCGCACTCTCACCAGCCGTATTGTCAGCGAAATCAGCGCCCTGGTTCATCAGTATGGCCAGGAAAACAATTACTGCTATATTTTCGAGCTGAAGACCAGCGGCATCCTCTATGCCAATGAGGCCCAGGATATCACCAGCATTATAGTCAGACTCTATGATCAGCAGCAAAACGGAAGGAACTCACGTCGGTGA
- the lpxD gene encoding UDP-3-O-(3-hydroxymyristoyl)glucosamine N-acyltransferase, translating to MNTILLSEIAAHVQGELVGYDRPVSGVREIQHAGPEHITFFLNSKYQKYLTTTQAAAVLVDRHHPQCPAAQIIVSDTYYAYSRVLWLFHPPRKPVDILPSHIHPEAHVAEDAIVSGALVARGATIESGCVIHPGVHVGEGVTIGKNCLIYPGVVIYAGCHIGSNVIVHANSVLGCDGYGYATHQGVHHKIPHVGTLVIEDDVEIGGSTVIDRAVLGEARIGRGTKIDNLVHIGHNARIGAHCFITAQCGFAGSATIGDYVALGGQCGINGHLNVASRTMFAAKSGITKSIDEPGTYAGYPAVPQKQWQREVAGIRRLDALQKKVQQLESTLAALLERNAHERD from the coding sequence GTGAACACGATACTCCTCAGTGAAATCGCGGCCCATGTACAGGGGGAGCTGGTCGGTTATGACCGCCCCGTCAGCGGAGTGCGGGAAATACAGCACGCCGGGCCGGAGCACATCACCTTTTTTCTCAACAGCAAATACCAGAAATACCTGACCACAACCCAAGCGGCAGCCGTGCTGGTGGATCGCCACCATCCCCAGTGCCCGGCGGCTCAGATTATCGTCAGCGACACCTATTACGCCTACTCCCGGGTGCTGTGGCTCTTTCATCCCCCCAGAAAACCAGTGGATATTCTGCCCTCCCATATCCACCCCGAAGCCCACGTGGCGGAAGACGCCATTGTCAGTGGAGCCCTTGTCGCACGGGGGGCCACCATTGAAAGTGGCTGCGTGATCCACCCCGGAGTGCATGTGGGCGAGGGCGTCACCATCGGAAAAAACTGCCTGATCTACCCCGGTGTCGTGATCTATGCGGGCTGCCACATTGGCAGTAATGTCATTGTTCACGCCAACAGCGTCCTGGGCTGTGATGGCTACGGTTATGCCACCCACCAGGGCGTTCACCATAAGATCCCCCATGTGGGCACCCTGGTCATTGAAGATGATGTGGAAATCGGCGGTTCAACGGTGATCGACCGGGCTGTGCTCGGCGAAGCCCGCATCGGCCGCGGAACAAAAATCGACAACCTGGTGCATATCGGGCACAATGCCAGGATCGGGGCCCACTGCTTCATTACGGCCCAGTGTGGATTTGCCGGCTCAGCCACCATCGGCGACTATGTGGCCCTGGGAGGCCAGTGTGGCATTAACGGACACCTCAACGTGGCCAGCCGCACCATGTTCGCCGCCAAGAGCGGCATCACAAAATCCATAGACGAGCCGGGAACTTACGCGGGGTATCCCGCAGTCCCTCAAAAACAATGGCAGCGGGAAGTCGCCGGCATACGGCGCCTGGACGCTTTGCAAAAAAAAGTACAGCAGCTGGAGAGCACTCTGGCTGCCCTGCTCGAAAGGAATGCCCATGAACGTGACTGA
- the fabZ gene encoding 3-hydroxyacyl-ACP dehydratase FabZ, translated as MNVTEIMQYLPHRYPFLLIDRVLDIDLEGQKITAMKNVTFNEPFFQGHFPGHPIMPGVMIVEAMAQVGGVLGLKLLQHEGHSTDNCLIYFMTVDKTKFRVPVVPGDTLTFKIHMTRRKGAICQLEAQAFVDDEMVCESQLKAMIKVNGDA; from the coding sequence ATGAACGTGACTGAGATTATGCAATACCTGCCCCACCGCTACCCCTTCCTCCTCATCGACCGGGTTCTGGATATTGACCTGGAAGGCCAGAAGATCACGGCCATGAAGAACGTCACCTTTAACGAACCTTTTTTCCAGGGGCACTTTCCCGGCCACCCCATCATGCCCGGCGTGATGATTGTTGAGGCCATGGCCCAGGTGGGCGGAGTACTGGGCCTGAAGCTGCTGCAACATGAAGGACACAGCACGGATAACTGCCTCATCTACTTCATGACCGTGGACAAAACCAAATTTCGCGTTCCCGTGGTTCCCGGCGATACCCTGACCTTCAAGATACACATGACCAGGCGCAAGGGAGCCATCTGCCAGCTGGAAGCCCAAGCCTTTGTGGACGATGAGATGGTATGCGAATCCCAGCTCAAAGCCATGATCAAAGTCAACGGGGATGCCTGA
- the lpxA gene encoding acyl-ACP--UDP-N-acetylglucosamine O-acyltransferase, giving the protein MSIHPTALVSPDAAIEDGASIGPYCIIDGNVTIGAGTVIHAHVCVRSGTTIGRDNEIFSFASIGEIPQDLKFKRDEDTRLVIGDNNTIREFVTMNRGTTHGGGVTSVGNRNLFMAYSHLAHDCVVGSGNVFANNAILAGHVTVQDNAILGGMSAVHQFCTIGEGAMLGGGSIVVQDITPFVIAQGNHARVITINKIGMQRRGFSADEISATKKAFRILFRTTMTKESREAALEELAASAPPVAKMLQFYRNSQRGLAHCRNRQ; this is encoded by the coding sequence ATGTCCATCCACCCTACGGCTCTTGTATCACCGGACGCCGCCATTGAAGACGGCGCCTCCATCGGCCCTTACTGCATCATAGACGGCAATGTCACCATTGGTGCCGGCACTGTCATCCACGCCCATGTGTGCGTGCGCTCAGGCACGACCATCGGCAGGGACAATGAGATATTCTCCTTCGCCAGCATCGGTGAGATTCCCCAGGATCTGAAATTCAAACGCGATGAGGACACGCGCCTGGTCATCGGCGACAACAACACCATCCGCGAATTCGTGACCATGAACCGGGGCACCACCCATGGGGGCGGCGTGACTTCCGTCGGCAACCGCAATCTCTTTATGGCTTACTCCCACCTGGCCCACGACTGTGTTGTCGGCAGTGGCAATGTCTTCGCCAATAATGCGATTCTGGCTGGTCACGTCACCGTACAGGACAATGCTATCCTTGGGGGGATGAGTGCCGTGCACCAGTTCTGCACCATCGGCGAAGGTGCCATGCTCGGCGGCGGCTCCATTGTGGTGCAGGATATCACCCCTTTTGTCATCGCCCAGGGCAACCACGCCCGGGTGATCACCATCAACAAGATCGGCATGCAGCGCCGTGGATTCAGTGCCGATGAAATCAGCGCCACCAAGAAGGCCTTCCGGATCCTCTTCCGCACCACCATGACCAAAGAAAGTCGCGAAGCGGCTCTGGAGGAGCTGGCTGCCAGCGCTCCTCCAGTGGCAAAAATGCTGCAGTTTTACCGTAACTCACAACGAGGGTTGGCCCATTGCAGGAACCGTCAGTAG
- a CDS encoding LpxI family protein, which yields MQEPSVGIICGQGDFARLAIDAYRQKGYRTFAVVLREENTMEVADKADRSMELPIEKIGRIIRFFRDHGVTDLLFAGKVHKKVVYRTIFTDITAMRLLRRFKDHRDASMMNVIMYFLEEEGFRILPQTQYLEELLAPKGVIWGKIEPDLARDIQYGYRIARMLADEEIGQTVAVLREAVVAAEALEGTDRTIVRAGELARDTTIVKVERTRQDLRFDVPVVGLETVTWAVQARCRCLAMEAEKVFFFQREESIALARKHNLVLYGI from the coding sequence TTGCAGGAACCGTCAGTAGGAATCATCTGCGGGCAGGGGGATTTTGCCCGGCTCGCCATAGACGCGTACCGGCAAAAGGGCTATCGCACTTTTGCCGTTGTGCTGCGCGAAGAGAACACCATGGAAGTGGCAGACAAGGCCGACCGTTCCATGGAGCTGCCCATTGAGAAGATCGGACGCATTATCCGGTTTTTCCGTGATCATGGTGTCACGGATCTGCTCTTTGCCGGCAAGGTGCACAAGAAGGTGGTTTACCGCACCATCTTCACCGATATCACCGCCATGCGCCTTTTGCGCCGCTTCAAGGATCACCGTGACGCCTCCATGATGAATGTCATCATGTACTTTCTCGAGGAGGAGGGATTCCGCATCCTCCCACAGACACAGTACCTCGAAGAGCTTCTGGCTCCCAAGGGCGTGATCTGGGGAAAGATAGAACCGGATCTGGCCCGCGATATTCAGTACGGCTATCGCATCGCGCGGATGCTGGCTGATGAGGAGATCGGCCAGACAGTTGCCGTGCTGCGGGAAGCCGTGGTAGCGGCAGAGGCGCTGGAGGGAACTGACCGCACCATCGTGCGCGCTGGTGAACTGGCCAGGGATACCACCATTGTCAAGGTGGAGAGAACTCGCCAGGATCTGCGCTTTGATGTTCCCGTGGTAGGCCTGGAGACGGTCACCTGGGCCGTTCAGGCACGCTGTCGCTGCCTGGCCATGGAAGCGGAAAAGGTCTTCTTCTTTCAGCGCGAAGAGTCCATCGCCCTGGCTCGGAAACACAACCTCGTACTCTATGGGATCTGA
- the xseB gene encoding exodeoxyribonuclease VII small subunit: MNFEEKLKTIEAIVTEMESDSITLDSSMELYEKGRRLLQECQDYLAQARGKIQVLRDGQLHPYAPETTTTAQEERHE, from the coding sequence ATGAACTTTGAAGAGAAGCTCAAGACCATTGAAGCTATTGTCACGGAGATGGAGTCCGATTCCATTACGCTGGACAGCTCCATGGAGCTCTATGAAAAGGGGCGCAGGCTCCTGCAGGAGTGTCAGGACTACCTGGCCCAGGCACGGGGGAAAATCCAGGTGCTGCGTGATGGGCAACTGCACCCCTATGCTCCCGAAACCACCACGACCGCACAGGAGGAGCGCCATGAATAG
- a CDS encoding polyprenyl synthetase family protein, with protein sequence MNSLEQSLQHAIPLINQRLEELLSPSDEPLLTTIHEAMLYSVRAGGKRLRPLLCLLTAGALRQDESRVLDIACAIEMIHTYSLIHDDLPALDNDDLRRGKPTNHRVYGEAMAILAGDALLNRAFEVLCQLPLAPDLVIRVIAEIASSSGTAGMIGGQVVDIQSEGKSIDMPTMRYIHENKTGRIIRSCLVSSAIACQATAEQIELFDRYGYNIGLAFQIADDILDIEGDEATMGKPVGSDLQNRKSTWPALVGMNGARKAMQEMIDEANRALDPLGDSPAVTALRDLARFIIERKN encoded by the coding sequence ATGAATAGCCTTGAGCAGTCCCTTCAACACGCCATCCCGCTGATCAATCAGCGCCTGGAAGAGCTTCTGTCGCCTTCAGACGAGCCATTGCTCACCACCATCCACGAAGCCATGCTCTATTCGGTGCGTGCTGGAGGCAAACGCCTGCGGCCCCTGCTCTGCCTGTTGACTGCCGGAGCATTGCGCCAGGATGAATCCCGTGTCCTGGATATTGCCTGCGCCATAGAGATGATCCACACCTATAGCCTGATTCACGATGACCTGCCCGCCCTGGACAATGACGACCTGCGCCGTGGCAAGCCCACGAATCACCGTGTCTATGGCGAGGCCATGGCTATTCTGGCCGGTGATGCCCTGCTCAATCGCGCCTTTGAAGTGCTTTGCCAGCTCCCTCTGGCTCCGGATCTGGTCATCAGGGTTATTGCAGAGATCGCCAGTTCCAGCGGCACCGCCGGAATGATCGGTGGCCAGGTCGTGGATATCCAGTCAGAAGGGAAATCCATCGACATGCCCACCATGCGCTATATCCACGAAAACAAGACCGGCAGGATCATCCGCAGCTGTCTGGTCAGCTCCGCCATTGCCTGTCAGGCCACGGCGGAGCAAATTGAACTGTTTGACCGCTATGGATATAATATCGGCCTGGCCTTCCAGATCGCCGATGATATCCTCGATATAGAAGGCGATGAGGCGACGATGGGCAAACCCGTTGGCAGTGACCTGCAGAATCGCAAATCCACCTGGCCCGCCCTGGTGGGCATGAACGGTGCCCGCAAGGCCATGCAAGAAATGATCGATGAAGCCAACCGCGCCCTTGATCCACTGGGAGATTCACCCGCCGTTACGGCGCTCCGGGATCTGGCACGCTTTATCATCGAAAGGAAGAACTGA
- the dxs gene encoding 1-deoxy-D-xylulose-5-phosphate synthase, protein MMSVLDRIEEPGDVKTLDGQEMTQLCAELRETIIDTTSRVGGHVASNLGIVELTVALHRVFESPRDKIIWDVGHQCYPHKLLTGRRQQFGTIRQLGGLSGFPKRHESPHDHLDVGHSSTSISAALGMRVGRDIQQIPGKVIAVIGDGSIGAGMAFEGLNHAGHLDKDLIIILNDNEMSIAENVGALSNYFSKIITGQVYNRFRKDLENMLHILPRGERLVRAAKKVEEGIKGFMTPGILFEELNIKYFGPVDGHDLESLIPFLENIKRIEGPLLLHVITKKGTGYAPAETNPEKFHGVGPFDRESGVIHGATATPSYTAIAGQAIVELGRRDQRTIAITAAMPEGTGIQNFKTAYPERFFDVGIAEQHAVTFAAGLALEGLRPHVFIYSTFFQRAYDQIIHDVCLQNLPVVFCIDRAGIVGNDGETHNGSFDLSFLRCIPNMRIFSPRDENELYNMLLQANTLDGPITIRYARGNGFGVPIVESPINMESWEILHHSKKKRIALIATGYLVTESLNLCQEHDITLVNGRSIKPLDGPCLQGILQEYPHVITIEENSAIGGFGSAIAEFHCSGNFPAHLHLMGLPDVFVEHGDQKSIRQKCGISLDALKQKVEELQ, encoded by the coding sequence CTGATGTCAGTGCTGGATCGCATAGAAGAACCCGGGGATGTCAAAACCCTGGACGGACAGGAGATGACACAGCTGTGCGCTGAGCTTCGTGAAACCATCATCGACACCACCAGTCGCGTCGGTGGACATGTGGCAAGCAATCTAGGAATTGTCGAGCTCACAGTAGCCCTGCACCGGGTTTTTGAGTCTCCCCGCGACAAGATCATCTGGGATGTCGGCCATCAGTGCTATCCCCACAAGCTCCTGACCGGACGCCGCCAACAGTTTGGTACCATTCGCCAGCTCGGTGGACTGAGCGGCTTCCCCAAGCGCCATGAAAGCCCCCATGACCACCTGGATGTCGGCCACTCCAGCACCTCCATTTCCGCCGCCCTGGGCATGCGGGTTGGCCGCGATATCCAGCAGATCCCCGGCAAGGTCATCGCCGTGATCGGCGATGGTTCCATCGGGGCCGGCATGGCCTTTGAGGGGCTGAACCACGCTGGCCACCTGGACAAGGATCTCATCATTATTCTCAATGATAACGAGATGAGCATTGCCGAAAACGTGGGGGCACTCTCCAACTATTTTTCCAAAATCATCACCGGCCAGGTCTATAACCGCTTCCGCAAGGATCTGGAAAACATGCTCCACATTCTGCCACGGGGCGAGCGGCTGGTGCGGGCCGCCAAGAAGGTGGAAGAGGGAATCAAGGGATTCATGACTCCGGGAATTCTCTTTGAAGAGCTGAACATCAAATACTTCGGACCCGTGGACGGACACGACCTGGAGAGCCTGATTCCCTTTCTGGAAAACATTAAGCGCATTGAGGGCCCCCTGCTGCTCCACGTCATCACCAAAAAAGGCACCGGCTACGCACCGGCGGAAACCAACCCCGAGAAATTCCATGGAGTCGGCCCCTTTGACCGTGAAAGCGGCGTGATTCACGGCGCCACTGCGACTCCCAGCTACACGGCCATTGCCGGGCAGGCCATCGTCGAGCTGGGCAGGCGTGATCAGCGCACCATCGCCATCACAGCCGCCATGCCAGAAGGAACCGGCATTCAGAATTTCAAGACGGCGTATCCTGAGCGTTTTTTTGACGTGGGTATTGCCGAACAGCATGCCGTAACCTTTGCGGCCGGACTCGCCCTGGAAGGCCTGAGGCCCCATGTCTTTATCTATTCCACGTTTTTCCAGCGGGCTTATGACCAGATCATCCACGATGTGTGCCTGCAGAACCTGCCGGTAGTCTTCTGCATTGATCGCGCTGGCATAGTCGGTAACGACGGCGAGACACACAACGGTTCCTTCGACCTTTCTTTCCTGCGCTGCATTCCCAACATGCGGATTTTTTCTCCCAGGGATGAGAATGAACTCTACAACATGCTGCTCCAGGCCAATACCCTGGACGGCCCTATAACCATCCGCTACGCCCGTGGCAATGGTTTTGGCGTACCGATAGTGGAGTCCCCCATCAACATGGAATCCTGGGAGATTCTCCACCACTCAAAGAAAAAACGCATCGCGCTCATTGCCACCGGATACCTGGTCACCGAGTCCCTGAACCTCTGCCAGGAGCACGATATCACCCTGGTGAACGGTCGCAGCATCAAGCCCCTGGATGGCCCATGCCTGCAGGGAATTCTCCAGGAATATCCCCATGTCATTACCATTGAGGAAAACAGTGCCATCGGCGGTTTTGGCTCTGCCATTGCCGAATTCCACTGCAGTGGAAATTTCCCTGCCCATCTCCACCTGATGGGACTGCCCGATGTTTTTGTGGAACACGGTGACCAGAAGTCCATTCGCCAGAAATGTGGCATCAGCCTGGATGCCCTGAAACAGAAAGTCGAGGAACTTCAATGA
- the rbfA gene encoding 30S ribosome-binding factor RbfA codes for MSIRTEKVNSLVLQTLSQIIQKEIPLDYGLVNVNSVQTSGDLSMAKVYYGVLGSEDQVAMAIDYIDQHSRSLQHLLNQQLRHMKTVPKLRFIFDQGSEHSVRIARILDELKNKEED; via the coding sequence ATGAGCATACGTACGGAAAAAGTCAACAGCCTCGTCCTGCAAACGCTTTCTCAGATCATCCAGAAGGAGATTCCGCTGGATTACGGACTGGTGAATGTCAACTCGGTGCAGACATCAGGGGATCTTTCCATGGCCAAAGTCTACTACGGTGTTCTGGGCAGTGAGGATCAGGTGGCTATGGCCATCGACTATATTGATCAGCACAGCCGTTCCCTGCAGCACCTGCTGAACCAGCAGCTGCGCCATATGAAGACTGTACCGAAACTGCGCTTTATCTTTGACCAGGGCTCTGAGCACAGCGTGCGCATTGCCAGGATACTGGATGAGCTCAAAAACAAAGAGGAGGACTGA
- a CDS encoding DHH family phosphoesterase has product MSVTLFDDREEILSLMSSCQRPGIFSHVNPDGDTIGCALALYHRFTAMGKDPVVLCESSIPREYAFLPGARNYRKQIPADVDALFIVDTSTVDRFGNFELPPGVPTVNIDHHITNRGYADYNYVIGEAPATATLIYELLEKLGPLVFDEALCLYTALFTDTGGFRYASSNVQSHLIAAKLLAKGIDPWQVTVEIYESMTWEKVQLYKRCLDRVVFDRKKAIAWSYLTLSDLQETGTVASDTDGFINSLRAIDGVEVAVFVRQDTADSFKVSFRSKGNIDVSAISEAFGGGGHRNAGGFQIQCTDVNRVMEQICEKL; this is encoded by the coding sequence ATGTCGGTGACACTCTTTGATGACCGCGAGGAGATCCTCTCCCTGATGAGCTCCTGCCAGCGCCCAGGTATTTTCTCCCATGTGAACCCCGATGGAGACACCATCGGTTGCGCCCTGGCCCTTTACCATAGGTTCACCGCCATGGGCAAGGATCCGGTGGTGCTGTGCGAAAGCAGTATTCCCCGCGAATATGCCTTTCTCCCTGGCGCCAGAAACTATCGCAAACAGATCCCCGCAGATGTGGATGCTCTGTTCATCGTGGATACCTCAACCGTTGACCGCTTCGGTAACTTTGAACTCCCCCCGGGTGTCCCCACGGTCAACATCGATCACCATATCACCAACCGTGGCTACGCTGACTATAACTACGTCATCGGTGAAGCACCCGCCACGGCAACCCTCATCTATGAACTGCTGGAGAAGCTTGGCCCTCTTGTCTTTGACGAGGCTCTGTGCCTCTACACCGCACTGTTCACCGATACAGGAGGCTTCCGCTACGCTTCCTCCAATGTGCAGAGCCATCTGATAGCCGCTAAGCTCCTGGCCAAGGGAATTGACCCCTGGCAGGTCACCGTGGAGATATACGAGTCCATGACCTGGGAGAAGGTGCAGCTGTACAAGCGCTGCCTGGATCGGGTGGTCTTCGACAGAAAGAAAGCGATAGCCTGGAGCTACCTCACCCTCTCGGATCTTCAGGAGACGGGCACGGTGGCAAGCGATACCGACGGGTTCATTAACAGTCTGCGGGCCATTGACGGTGTCGAGGTTGCGGTCTTCGTACGCCAGGACACCGCCGACTCCTTTAAAGTCTCCTTTCGCTCCAAGGGCAATATCGATGTTTCAGCGATCAGCGAAGCTTTTGGCGGCGGCGGTCACCGCAATGCCGGCGGTTTCCAGATTCAGTGCACCGATGTGAACCGCGTCATGGAACAGATCTGTGAGAAACTCTAA
- the truB gene encoding tRNA pseudouridine(55) synthase TruB, giving the protein MAGAILAVNKPVGPTSHDITHRIKKLLKLPKVGHGGTLDPFASGVLIVVTGSCTKLMSYLSHSHKQYRATLRLGTRTETADTEGQVVETQPVPTLSPQLLEQLSRELTGTVTLQVPAYSAVKIGGKKAYEYARRGESVEMPTRTTTLHSLRLWQEKPDGIEIDVDVSGGTYIRALGEEIARRLGTVGHLCMLQRTRCCGISVQECVSLTDFDPDTPWQHWSIPPARVLADHDMYTADAAVITHLRQGRPLDMSALSRLQKGDLQDNPTAVILDESQNVISIIDVRKNRVLRNI; this is encoded by the coding sequence ATGGCAGGTGCCATTCTCGCCGTCAATAAGCCGGTTGGCCCCACCAGCCACGATATCACGCACCGGATCAAAAAACTTCTCAAGCTCCCCAAGGTCGGTCATGGCGGGACCCTGGATCCCTTCGCCAGTGGCGTCCTTATTGTGGTCACGGGTTCCTGCACCAAGCTCATGTCCTACCTGAGCCACTCTCACAAGCAGTACCGTGCCACCCTGCGCCTGGGAACCCGCACTGAAACTGCGGATACAGAAGGCCAGGTGGTGGAGACGCAGCCAGTTCCAACCCTGAGTCCACAGCTGCTGGAGCAGCTGAGCCGGGAGCTGACCGGTACCGTAACCCTGCAGGTTCCCGCCTATTCGGCAGTCAAGATAGGTGGCAAAAAAGCCTATGAGTACGCGCGCCGCGGTGAGTCGGTCGAGATGCCAACGCGTACCACGACACTCCACTCGCTGCGCCTGTGGCAGGAAAAGCCCGACGGCATCGAAATCGATGTTGATGTTTCCGGCGGAACCTATATCCGCGCCCTGGGTGAAGAGATCGCGCGACGACTGGGCACTGTCGGCCATCTGTGCATGCTGCAGCGTACACGCTGCTGCGGAATCAGCGTCCAGGAGTGTGTCAGCCTCACGGATTTCGACCCTGACACGCCATGGCAGCACTGGAGCATCCCGCCAGCCCGCGTCCTGGCCGATCACGATATGTACACCGCCGATGCCGCTGTCATTACCCATCTGCGGCAGGGCAGACCATTGGACATGTCAGCATTGAGCCGCTTGCAAAAAGGAGACTTGCAGGATAATCCAACGGCTGTTATCCTTGACGAGTCACAAAATGTTATTTCCATCATTGATGTCCGTAAAAACCGGGTATTACGCAACATATAA
- a CDS encoding dihydroorotate dehydrogenase electron transfer subunit, giving the protein MHTFTILRNTHLSGSNFLLEVAIPQDFTVAPGQFCMLQASVSGYDPLLKRPLSIASAGDGVMGFAYKVVGRGTHILSTFREGQPIDILGPLGNGFTLQSGDALLIGGGIGIAPLLMLAEHLKSAGNTVNAIIGASSAENLLFEKELDHVCDSLIVTTDDGTRGHKGFVTQAIGGDLTSRHVYCCGPDVMMNAVGALALKAGAASCQLSLETHMACGIGVCLGCVTDTYDSGQMQRKTVCKEGPVFSAAQLECGQAKP; this is encoded by the coding sequence TTGCATACCTTCACCATTCTCCGCAACACACACCTCAGTGGTTCCAATTTCCTGCTGGAAGTCGCCATCCCCCAAGACTTCACCGTAGCCCCGGGACAATTCTGCATGCTGCAGGCCAGTGTCAGTGGCTATGATCCCCTGCTGAAGCGTCCCCTTTCCATCGCCTCTGCCGGTGACGGTGTCATGGGATTCGCCTACAAGGTGGTCGGTCGTGGTACCCACATCCTCAGTACCTTCCGCGAAGGGCAACCCATAGATATCCTCGGCCCGCTGGGCAATGGTTTTACCCTGCAGTCGGGCGACGCGCTGCTCATCGGAGGCGGGATCGGCATAGCACCGCTGCTCATGCTGGCTGAACACCTCAAATCAGCTGGAAATACTGTCAACGCCATTATCGGCGCCTCTTCAGCCGAGAACCTGCTCTTTGAAAAAGAGCTTGATCACGTGTGCGACTCACTGATCGTCACCACCGACGACGGCACCCGAGGCCATAAGGGTTTTGTCACCCAGGCCATCGGCGGCGATCTCACTTCCCGGCACGTCTACTGCTGTGGTCCCGATGTGATGATGAACGCCGTGGGCGCGCTGGCCCTCAAGGCTGGCGCAGCCTCATGTCAGCTTTCCCTGGAGACGCACATGGCCTGTGGCATCGGCGTCTGTCTGGGATGCGTCACCGACACCTATGATTCTGGTCAGATGCAGCGCAAAACTGTCTGCAAAGAGGGGCCTGTCTTCTCTGCCGCGCAGCTGGAGTGCGGACAAGCGAAACCATGA